The following DNA comes from Streptomyces sp. NBC_00273.
GACGCGGCCCTTCTACGGCCCGGCCCAGTTCCGCAACGGCGCCAACGTCTCGGTGGTCGTGCACGAGCTGGCGCACCAGTGGTACGGCGACAGCGTGTCCGTCGAGGGCTGGAAGGACATCTGGATCAACGAGGGCTTCGCCCGCTACAGCCAGTGGCTGTGGTCGGAGAAGGAGGGCGAGGGCACGGCGCAGGAGCTGGCCGACTGGGCCTACGCCCTGCGCCCGGCCGAGGACGCGTTCTGGCAGGTCAAGCCGGGTGACCCGGGCCCGGAGAACCAGTTCCACGGGGCTGTCTACGACCGCGGGGGCATCGCCCTGCAGGCGCTGCGCAACGAGATCGGCGACGAGAAGTTCTTCGAGATCCTCAAGGGCTGGCCGACCGAGCGGGCCTACGGCAACGCCAAGGTCGGGGACTTCGTCCGGTACGCCGAGAAGGTCTCGAAGAAGCCCCTCGCGCAGCTCTTCGAGACCTGGCTCTACACCCCGGGCAAGCCGGCGGCCTCGGCCCTGAACCCGTCGGCGGCCAGGCCTTCGGCCCGCTCGCCGCAGCAGGCCGCCCCGGCGAAGCCCGCCGCGGAGCCCAAGTCCTGGAAGAAGATCGCGGAGACCAACACGATCCACGACACCGAGCACGGTTCCGGGCCGGGCCACCGGCACTGAGCCGGCGCCCCGCGCCCCGCGCCCCGCACACGGGCTCCCGCATCCGGCGGGGGCCCGTGTGTCCGGGGCCCGTGTGTCCGGGGCCCGTGTGTCCGGGGCCCGTCAGCGGCCTCCCGCATGCCATGCGGCCCGCGCCCGGTAGGCGATCGGCAGGTACCGCAGCCGCTCCGGCAGCAGCGGTACGAGGATCCGTACGGCCGTGCTGAACCGCCGGAGCGTCCGCTCCTGGGCCGGGCTCCACTCCAGCCCGATCGCGGCGCGGGCCTCGGGCGGCATGTAGCCGACGGTGACGAAGGCCCGTAGGCGCAGGAAGGCGGCCCGCAGCACCGGCCAGGTCAGTCTCAGCAGCAGGCGCGCGGCGGGCGAGCCGGCCTGCGGCCGGGGCAGCTTCACCTCGGTGGAGATCAGCTCGCGGGCGACCGCGGTGGGCTCGATCTCCTCGGCCAACATCCGGCCCCAGTACGTCCAGTACTCCTCGATGCTCTGCGGCATGTCCCGGTCGTGCAGGCCGAGGATGCGTCCTACCTGGAGCCACTCCTGGTAGAGCTGCCGCTCCTGGGCGGGGGTGAAGCGGCGCAGCAGGTAGCGCCCGGCGTACAGGTAGACCGGGAAGCCGGTGGCGTGCACCCAGGCGTAGCAGGCGGGGTCGAGGGAGTGGTAGCGGCGGCCGCGGGTGTCGATGCCCTGGATGTCCTTGTGCAGGCGGCGCACCCGGCGGCCCTCCGCGGCCGCCTCCTCCCCGCCGTAGACCCACAGCTGGACCGAACGCAGGGAGCGCTCTCCGCGCCCCCAGGGGTCGGTGCGGAAGACGGAGTACTCGTCGACACCGGCCGCGATCGCGGGGTGGGCGACCTGCATGGTGAAGGCGGCGGGCAGCATCAGCAGGGCCCTGACGTCACCGGCGATGGTCCACAGCACGCCGCCCGGCGGGGGCGGCTCGGGGTCGGTGCGGCGCGTGGCCGCAGGTCCGGCGGGGTGTGCGGAGTCCGTCTTCGTCATACGACAAGTATGCGAGCACCGGACGGCCGTCTTACGGACAGAAAGTCTCTGCACGGGTGTTACCCAGAGGTAACTGCTGCTGCTTGTATGACGGCGTCGATCTTCCCCCGCAGGAATGATGGAGACCTTCATGCTGCTTTCCTCGCCCCGCTCGCGTCGCGCCGCCGCCACGGCCGTCGCGGCGGTCGCCGCGGGCGCACTGGCCGCCGCCACCGCGCCCGCCGCCTCGGCCACGGAGACCGCCGCCGCCCCGCGGCTCAGCGTCCTGTCGTACAACGTGTTCCTGATGAGCAAGAACCTGTACCCGAACTGGGGCCAGGACCACCGGGCCGCCGAGATCCCCAAGACCTCCTTCTACAAGGGCCACGACGTGGTCGTGCTCCAGGAGGCCTTCGACAACAGCTCCTCGGACGCACTGAAGGCCAACTCCGCCACGCAGTACCCGTACCAGACCCCGGTCGTCGGCCGCAGCAAGAGCGGCTGGGACGCCACGGGCGGGGCGTACTCCGCCACCACCCCGGAGGACGGCGGGGTCACGATCCTCAGCAAGTGGCCGATCGTCCGCAAGGAGCAGGTCGTCTACAAGGACGCCTGCGGCGCCGACTGGTGGTCCAACAAGGGCTTCGCCTACGTCGTCCTGAACGTGAACGGCACCAAGGTGCACG
Coding sequences within:
- the sph gene encoding sphingomyelin phosphodiesterase, with translation MLLSSPRSRRAAATAVAAVAAGALAAATAPAASATETAAAPRLSVLSYNVFLMSKNLYPNWGQDHRAAEIPKTSFYKGHDVVVLQEAFDNSSSDALKANSATQYPYQTPVVGRSKSGWDATGGAYSATTPEDGGVTILSKWPIVRKEQVVYKDACGADWWSNKGFAYVVLNVNGTKVHVVGTHAQSTDPGCGAGEAAEMRARQFRAVDAFLDGKNIPANEQVIVAGDLNVDSRTPEYASLLANADLADSDSRTGHPYSFDTALNSIANYRYPTDPREDLDYVLYRKGNARPAGWENNVVKEQSAPWTVSSWGTSYTYTNLSDHYPLIGR
- a CDS encoding oxygenase MpaB family protein → MTKTDSAHPAGPAATRRTDPEPPPPGGVLWTIAGDVRALLMLPAAFTMQVAHPAIAAGVDEYSVFRTDPWGRGERSLRSVQLWVYGGEEAAAEGRRVRRLHKDIQGIDTRGRRYHSLDPACYAWVHATGFPVYLYAGRYLLRRFTPAQERQLYQEWLQVGRILGLHDRDMPQSIEEYWTYWGRMLAEEIEPTAVARELISTEVKLPRPQAGSPAARLLLRLTWPVLRAAFLRLRAFVTVGYMPPEARAAIGLEWSPAQERTLRRFSTAVRILVPLLPERLRYLPIAYRARAAWHAGGR